A single genomic interval of Anthonomus grandis grandis chromosome 17, icAntGran1.3, whole genome shotgun sequence harbors:
- the LOC126746418 gene encoding uncharacterized protein LOC126746418, producing the protein MYIPNKPAKYGLGLLCDVATKYLINAEPYLGKSTQTNGLPLADHFVTSLTAPIHGTNRNVTMDNWFTNIPLAEKLLKRPYNLTILGTIRKNKPHIPPELLENNKQRQINTSMYAYSETCTLVSYKPKNNKIVNLLSTMHKNGTVNINTKKPEMIMSYNSTKGAVDTFDQMCQNMCANRKTKRWPMCIFYNMINIACINAYVIYSHNIFAQGGKPLPRQQFMMELHKKRTESHQTSRLENTKLNRELKKIISGVLKKEDAPEFVTENQKGPRKYCSVCPITIKRMTTTYCPKCKKPICEEHQIKQCQNCY; encoded by the coding sequence ATGTATATACCTAATAAACCGGCTAAGTACGGGTTGGGTTTGTTATGCGATGTCGCTACCAAGTATTTGATCAATGCTGAACCGTATTTAGGCAAATCTACCCAAACAAATGGCCTGCCTCTAGCCGATCACTTTGTAACTAGTTTAACAGCTCCAATTCATGGTACTAACCGCAACGTGACCATGGATAACTGGTTCACGAATATTCCTTTGGcagaaaaattactaaaaagacCATATAATTTAACAATACTTGGTACAATCCGTAAGAATAAGCCACACATTCCACCAgaattattggaaaataataagCAACGTCAGATCAACACGTCTATGTACGCATACAGTGAAACTTGCACCTTAGTGTCctataaacctaaaaataataaaatagtgaaTCTGCTATCAACAATGCATAAAAACGGAACAgtaaacataaatacaaaaaagcCCGAAATGATAATGTCATATAATTCCACGAAGGGCGCAGTCGACACGTTTGACCAAATGTGTCAAAATATGTGTGCGAACCGCAAAACCAAAAGATGGCCAATgtgcatattttataatatgatCAATATTGCTTGCATCAATGCGTATGTTATTTATTCGCATAACATTTTTGCCCAAGGTGGAAAACCCTTACCAAGACAGCAGTTTATGATGGAGCTTCACAAAAAACGGACAGAATCTCACCAGACAAGTCGCTTAGAAAATACGAAACTAAAtcgtgaattaaaaaaaataatttcagggGTCTTGAAAAAAGAAGATGCTCCCGAATTCGTAACAGAAAACCAAAAAGGCCCAAGGAAGTATTGCTCAGTTTGTCCCATAACAATTAAACGCATGACGACCACTTATTGCCCGAAATGCAAAAAACCTATTTGTGAAGAGCACCAAATCAAGCAGTGTCAaaactgttattaa